The Rhizobium leguminosarum genome includes a region encoding these proteins:
- a CDS encoding MFS transporter, whose translation MASISSTRPSIWREIPKGIWALGFVSLLMDVSSEMIHALLPVYMVTVLGASALTVGIIEGIAEATASITKVFSGALSDWLGKRKLLVAVGYGMAALTKPVFPLAPSISWLISARFIDRVGKGIRGAPRDALIADISPVHLRGASFGLRQSLDTIGAFLGPLLALGLMWWTADQFAIVFWIAVIPAALSFLSVVFAVREPERQPGLRWVRMPFSRSELVRLPLNYWVVVGLSAVFTLARFSEAFLILNAQAVGLSLMFVPLVLIVMNISYALSAYPIGVMADRVDRASLLMMGLALLVAADLCLAFIPGLLGLGVGVVLWGLHMGFSQGVLAAFVADAAPAELRGTAFGIFNLTAGVALLIASVVAGALWDTSGPQGTFLAGASFAALAGAGLLLSRRWLRTRQTVEGATDV comes from the coding sequence ATGGCCAGCATTTCCAGCACCAGGCCGTCAATTTGGCGCGAAATCCCAAAGGGAATTTGGGCGCTCGGCTTTGTGTCTTTGCTGATGGATGTTTCATCCGAGATGATCCACGCACTGCTGCCAGTTTACATGGTTACGGTGCTCGGAGCCTCGGCGCTGACGGTCGGGATCATCGAAGGCATTGCCGAAGCGACAGCCTCCATCACGAAGGTTTTTTCCGGCGCTCTCAGCGATTGGCTTGGAAAACGAAAACTGCTTGTTGCAGTTGGTTACGGTATGGCGGCGCTGACCAAGCCGGTGTTTCCGCTCGCGCCCTCGATCAGTTGGCTCATCTCGGCGCGGTTCATCGATAGAGTTGGAAAAGGTATCAGGGGAGCGCCCCGTGACGCGCTCATCGCCGACATCAGTCCTGTTCATCTTCGGGGTGCCAGTTTCGGCCTTCGCCAGTCGCTCGATACAATAGGTGCATTCCTTGGGCCTTTGCTGGCGCTTGGATTGATGTGGTGGACCGCCGATCAGTTTGCCATCGTTTTCTGGATCGCTGTTATCCCGGCCGCCCTGTCATTTCTCTCGGTTGTTTTCGCTGTCAGAGAGCCGGAGCGACAGCCGGGGTTGCGATGGGTTCGCATGCCGTTCAGCCGCTCCGAGCTTGTCCGCTTACCTTTAAACTACTGGGTCGTCGTCGGTTTATCCGCCGTCTTCACCCTTGCCCGATTCAGTGAAGCGTTTTTGATCCTTAATGCGCAGGCGGTCGGCTTGTCGCTCATGTTCGTGCCACTTGTTCTCATCGTCATGAACATCTCATACGCGTTGTCGGCATATCCCATCGGTGTCATGGCGGATCGGGTTGATAGGGCTAGCTTGCTGATGATGGGTCTGGCACTGCTTGTCGCCGCCGATCTTTGTCTTGCTTTCATTCCCGGACTGCTCGGCCTGGGAGTTGGTGTTGTTTTGTGGGGGCTCCACATGGGGTTCAGCCAAGGCGTGCTGGCGGCTTTCGTTGCCGATGCCGCCCCCGCTGAACTTCGAGGCACTGCTTTTGGTATCTTCAATCTCACTGCAGGGGTGGCACTGCTGATCGCCAGCGTAGTGGCAGGCGCACTATGGGACACCTCCGGACCACAGGGAACGTTCCTGGCAGGCGCGAGCTTCGCGGCATTGGCAGGGGCCGGTTTATTGCTGAGCAGGCGATGGTTGCGGACAAGGCAAACGGTAGAAGGAGCAACGGATGTATGA
- a CDS encoding chromate resistance protein ChrB domain-containing protein: MSTYLEISPDKLARLIGTPTCPALIDVRIDEDFDADPRLIPGSVRRDYRTLDTWIGSLAGASAIIICQRGQKLSHGVAAWLRQTGIPADSLEGGFEAWIAQKLPVVPVRLLPPRNAAGQTVWVTRARPKIDRIACPWLIRRFVDPSAVFLFVPPSEVELVADRFGGAPFDIEADIKWSHRGELCTFDVMVEEFAISSPPLLRLATIVRGADTSRLDLAPEAPGLLAASLGLSRMFADDHEQLEAGLLLYDAFYRWCRDATDETHNWPAGKKGA; this comes from the coding sequence ATGTCTACCTACTTGGAAATATCCCCCGACAAACTTGCCCGGCTTATTGGCACGCCGACTTGCCCGGCGCTCATCGACGTCCGTATAGACGAGGACTTCGATGCCGATCCGAGACTAATCCCCGGCTCCGTCCGGCGGGACTACCGCACACTCGATACCTGGATCGGCTCGCTCGCTGGAGCCTCGGCGATAATCATCTGCCAGCGCGGCCAGAAGCTCAGCCACGGTGTTGCAGCGTGGCTGCGGCAGACCGGAATACCAGCAGACAGTCTGGAAGGCGGCTTCGAGGCATGGATCGCCCAAAAGCTCCCCGTCGTTCCCGTGAGACTCCTGCCTCCTCGGAATGCCGCCGGGCAGACTGTCTGGGTCACGCGTGCGCGGCCCAAAATCGACCGGATCGCCTGCCCCTGGCTCATCCGCCGCTTCGTCGATCCGAGCGCCGTCTTCCTGTTCGTGCCGCCATCCGAGGTCGAACTGGTCGCAGACCGCTTCGGGGGCGCTCCGTTCGACATTGAGGCGGACATCAAATGGAGCCATCGCGGCGAGCTTTGCACCTTCGATGTCATGGTAGAGGAATTTGCTATCTCGTCCCCACCCCTCCTCCGTTTGGCAACCATTGTGCGCGGGGCAGACACATCCCGTCTCGATCTAGCCCCCGAGGCACCCGGCCTGCTTGCGGCTTCGCTTGGGCTCTCGCGGATGTTTGCCGACGATCACGAGCAACTGGAAGCGGGTCTCCTTCTATACGATGCCTTCTATCGCTGGTGCAGGGATGCAACAGACGAGACGCACAATTGGCCAGCCGGAAAAAAGGGAGCCTGA
- the chrA gene encoding chromate efflux transporter: MTDIIDQAAPSAAPKTYDHGISFGEAFRVWLRIAALSFGGPAGQIAVMHRILVDEKRWIGEHRFLHALNYCMLLPGPEAQQLAIYIGWLLHRTAGGLVAGILFVLPGFLAILALSYIYAAFGNVTVVEGLFFGLKAAVLAVVVQAVFRIGSRALKNRLMVGIAAAAFVAIFVFRMPFPLIILTAGIVGYIGGRSGSPLFRVGGGHKAESGPTLKDEDSALGEQTPAHARPNLAWSLKVSVVFLVLWLVPLAFLYIYLGPNDVFTQIGVFFSKMAVVTFGGAYAVLAYVAQEAVQHFGWLKPGEMLDGLGMAETTPGPLIMVVQFVGFMGAYRDPGSISPMMAATLAAILTTWVTFIPCFLWIFLGAPFIEKLRGNVALTGAMSAITAAVVGVILNLAVWFALHTLFAQVTTRHVGPISFEVPVMASLVFPSLLLSLAAAVAIFRFNASVIGTLLVSALAGMAWTLSNGFL, translated from the coding sequence ATGACCGACATTATTGATCAGGCCGCCCCGTCTGCGGCCCCGAAAACCTACGACCACGGCATCTCGTTCGGCGAAGCCTTCCGCGTCTGGCTACGGATTGCTGCGCTGAGCTTCGGCGGTCCGGCAGGACAGATCGCAGTCATGCACCGTATACTCGTCGACGAAAAGCGCTGGATCGGTGAGCATCGCTTCCTGCACGCCCTCAACTACTGCATGCTGCTGCCAGGCCCGGAGGCGCAGCAGCTCGCCATCTACATCGGATGGCTCCTGCACCGGACGGCGGGTGGCCTTGTGGCAGGCATCCTCTTCGTTCTTCCTGGGTTTCTCGCTATCCTCGCCCTCAGCTACATCTATGCGGCCTTCGGCAATGTTACCGTGGTCGAAGGGCTGTTCTTTGGACTGAAGGCTGCGGTGCTCGCCGTCGTCGTTCAGGCGGTGTTCCGGATTGGCAGCCGAGCGCTCAAGAACAGGTTGATGGTTGGGATCGCGGCGGCCGCCTTCGTCGCGATCTTCGTGTTCCGGATGCCTTTCCCGCTGATCATCCTGACGGCAGGCATCGTCGGCTACATCGGCGGCCGCTCCGGTTCGCCGCTGTTCCGTGTCGGCGGCGGACACAAAGCTGAGTCTGGGCCGACCTTGAAGGACGAGGACTCCGCACTGGGTGAACAGACGCCAGCCCATGCTCGTCCAAACCTTGCCTGGTCGCTCAAGGTGTCGGTCGTCTTCCTCGTGCTCTGGCTGGTCCCGCTCGCGTTTCTCTACATCTATCTCGGTCCGAACGACGTCTTCACCCAGATCGGCGTCTTCTTCAGCAAGATGGCTGTGGTGACCTTCGGCGGAGCCTACGCCGTTCTCGCCTATGTTGCCCAAGAAGCTGTCCAGCACTTTGGATGGCTGAAGCCCGGCGAAATGCTGGATGGCCTCGGAATGGCGGAGACGACACCGGGGCCTCTAATAATGGTGGTCCAGTTTGTTGGCTTTATGGGCGCTTACCGCGATCCGGGTTCAATCAGTCCGATGATGGCAGCGACCCTTGCGGCGATCCTGACAACATGGGTGACGTTCATCCCGTGTTTCCTGTGGATTTTCCTCGGAGCGCCATTCATCGAAAAGCTGCGCGGTAACGTCGCTCTGACGGGCGCGATGTCGGCGATCACTGCGGCTGTCGTTGGCGTCATCCTTAACCTTGCCGTTTGGTTTGCCCTACACACGCTGTTTGCGCAGGTCACCACCCGGCACGTAGGGCCAATCTCATTCGAAGTTCCGGTCATGGCTTCGCTTGTGTTTCCGTCACTGTTATTATCGCTAGCAGCGGCCGTCGCCATTTTCCGCTTCAACGCATCGGTGATCGGCACGCTGCTGGTCAGTGCCCTGGCGGGCATGGCCTGGACCTTGAGCAACGGGTTTCTCTGA
- a CDS encoding YHYH domain-containing protein yields the protein MLKFTLKITLALIALASTVAPALSHGGGTDKNGCHNDRKSGGYHCH from the coding sequence ATGCTGAAATTTACACTGAAAATCACTTTGGCGCTCATCGCGCTCGCGTCTACTGTTGCACCTGCGCTCTCGCACGGGGGTGGAACAGACAAAAACGGCTGCCATAACGACAGAAAATCCGGCGGCTATCACTGCCATTAA
- the hxsA gene encoding His-Xaa-Ser repeat protein HxsA, with translation MKKGLFLIPSFLAAGFLPSKSEAAPATGLVAKKTFSVSIFERLRLNHVYSLAGHRSHSSHSSHSSHSSHRSSSGGGYVTRTLPRYDPPVIPKRRIYQAQPDTHQLLPNTNQVDTYQVTPNTSSTDSDPTYFPPVPQTQETKVLPGNSDRFRQIVIQVQNALTLFGYYQGVIDGKIGPQSKVALAKMQEDYGIKVTGTITPEVLNSLNIRAY, from the coding sequence ATGAAAAAAGGGTTGTTCCTTATACCGTCGTTTCTGGCGGCGGGATTCTTGCCGTCCAAGTCTGAGGCGGCTCCGGCGACCGGACTAGTTGCGAAGAAAACCTTCTCTGTTTCAATTTTCGAACGTTTGCGGCTCAACCACGTTTATTCGCTTGCAGGGCATCGCTCACATTCAAGCCACAGCTCCCATTCCAGTCATTCCAGTCACCGCTCGTCGAGCGGCGGTGGATACGTTACTCGAACTTTGCCGCGATATGACCCGCCGGTCATACCAAAACGACGAATTTATCAAGCCCAGCCGGACACGCATCAGCTGTTGCCGAACACCAACCAGGTGGACACATATCAGGTGACACCCAATACAAGCTCAACGGATTCTGACCCGACCTATTTTCCGCCAGTTCCACAAACGCAGGAGACGAAAGTCCTGCCAGGGAATTCGGACAGATTTCGGCAAATCGTTATCCAGGTTCAAAACGCATTGACCCTGTTTGGCTACTACCAAGGTGTCATCGACGGCAAAATTGGACCGCAGTCAAAGGTTGCTTTGGCCAAGATGCAGGAGGACTACGGCATCAAAGTCACTGGCACCATAACGCCCGAAGTCCTCAACTCGTTGAATATCAGAGCCTATTGA
- the hxsC gene encoding His-Xaa-Ser system radical SAM maturase HxsC, with amino-acid sequence MLRLCESDRTDPSEQDAHLIRQESDYREYEYLGFSVLVHATADMPLDGDVLMILPGQGSAHRLIRASSRHNTLLVTEQCDQLCVMCSQPPKKHHVDLFDQFAIAATLAPSGVYIGISGGEPLLHKDRLFEFLASAASARPDLRFHVLTNAQHFEPDDISSLDAIGLDRVLWGIPLYASEAELHDDIVGKPGAFHRLERNLSLLMRAGASVELRTVVTQQNWENLRYLANYVVNRTPFISVWALMQLERIGYGRMNWHKTFRDTSSDFTKIRSAINLATAKGIAVSLFNFPLCSVPVPYRQFAPSTISDWKRKYLDFCEDCSARSACGGFFEWYSHTEGFSELGQI; translated from the coding sequence GTGCTGCGGCTATGTGAAAGCGACCGGACAGACCCCTCCGAACAGGACGCTCATCTCATTCGACAGGAGAGCGACTATCGCGAGTATGAATATCTCGGGTTTTCAGTTCTGGTTCACGCCACTGCAGATATGCCGCTGGATGGCGACGTGCTTATGATTTTACCCGGGCAGGGGAGTGCGCACAGGCTCATTCGAGCCTCATCGAGACACAACACGCTGCTGGTAACAGAACAATGCGATCAGCTGTGCGTCATGTGCTCGCAGCCGCCGAAAAAGCATCATGTCGATCTTTTTGATCAATTCGCCATTGCCGCGACGTTGGCCCCGTCTGGAGTCTATATCGGGATATCCGGTGGTGAGCCCCTGCTGCACAAGGATCGGCTGTTCGAATTTCTGGCGTCTGCTGCTTCCGCTCGTCCCGATTTGCGTTTCCATGTTTTGACCAACGCGCAGCATTTTGAGCCGGACGACATCAGCAGTCTGGATGCAATCGGCCTTGATCGTGTCTTGTGGGGAATTCCGCTTTATGCGTCTGAAGCTGAATTGCACGACGATATCGTGGGCAAACCAGGAGCGTTTCACAGACTGGAGCGGAATCTTTCTCTTCTGATGCGTGCGGGAGCTTCCGTTGAGTTGCGCACGGTCGTGACCCAGCAGAACTGGGAGAATCTGCGCTACCTGGCGAATTACGTCGTCAATCGCACGCCATTCATTTCTGTCTGGGCACTGATGCAGCTTGAACGGATCGGCTACGGTCGGATGAATTGGCATAAGACGTTCCGAGACACGTCCTCAGACTTTACGAAGATTAGGTCGGCGATCAATCTGGCAACGGCGAAGGGGATTGCTGTCTCCCTGTTTAATTTTCCGCTTTGCTCGGTACCAGTGCCGTATAGACAATTCGCACCATCGACGATTTCGGATTGGAAGCGAAAATATCTCGACTTCTGTGAAGACTGCTCTGCTCGCTCAGCTTGTGGTGGTTTTTTTGAGTGGTATAGTCACACCGAGGGGTTTAGTGAGCTGGGGCAAATATGA
- the tnpC gene encoding IS66 family transposase — MSQPIDLSQFPDLPVEVLNAFAAVQFELSVERAARQHEQAAVAEKDAFITELKELIEKLEGQVQDYRRTKFGPKSEKLDPTQMELALEDLETAIAETQAQIAFVEEKIAASGPDVGKDAPRKQRKTRALPEHLPRVERVIEPDSIACPCGCGNMVRIGEDRTERLDQIPACYQVIVTIRPKYACPKGRTGVVQARAPAHLLEGSWPTEALLAQIAVSKHSEHMPLNRQATVMARHGVPIDRTVLADWMGRTGAAIAPVVDRMAMILNQGSSRLYVDETTAPVLDPGRGTTKTGYLWAVLRDDRGWNGSAPTGVVFHYRPGRKGEYAAEILDGFNGTIQVDAYGGYSHLATLDRTGGDPLKLAFCWAHGRRKLIKAKPKKGSPIVDEALLRIAALYKIEDGIRGRDPEYRRAVRQHLSRPLVDEFFTWLSAQAARVSRKSDLGQAMAYMLKRQDGFRLFLDDGCVDIDSNLVENAIRSPAMNRRNALFAGHDEGGRNWARFASLIGSCKMNGVEPYAYLRDLFISLANGHLAKDIDALMPWAYAHCRTSASQ, encoded by the coding sequence ATGTCGCAGCCCATCGATCTCAGCCAGTTCCCGGACCTTCCCGTCGAGGTGTTGAACGCCTTTGCGGCGGTGCAGTTCGAGCTGTCGGTGGAGCGTGCAGCACGTCAGCATGAGCAGGCGGCGGTGGCCGAAAAGGACGCCTTCATCACCGAGCTAAAGGAACTGATCGAGAAGCTTGAGGGCCAGGTTCAGGACTACCGGCGTACGAAGTTCGGGCCGAAATCGGAAAAGCTGGATCCGACGCAGATGGAACTGGCGCTGGAGGACCTGGAGACGGCGATTGCCGAAACACAGGCCCAGATCGCCTTCGTTGAGGAAAAGATCGCGGCGAGCGGACCCGATGTCGGCAAGGACGCCCCTCGCAAACAGCGCAAGACGCGCGCGCTGCCTGAGCACCTGCCGCGGGTCGAGCGGGTGATCGAGCCCGACAGCATTGCTTGCCCCTGTGGCTGCGGCAACATGGTGCGGATCGGCGAAGATCGGACGGAACGGCTCGATCAAATTCCGGCTTGCTATCAGGTGATAGTCACGATCCGCCCGAAATACGCTTGTCCCAAGGGCCGCACGGGCGTGGTACAGGCCAGAGCGCCGGCGCATTTGCTGGAAGGTAGCTGGCCGACCGAAGCCCTGTTGGCGCAGATCGCCGTGTCCAAGCATTCCGAACATATGCCGCTCAACCGTCAGGCGACAGTCATGGCCCGACACGGAGTGCCGATCGACCGTACGGTCCTGGCCGATTGGATGGGCCGAACGGGTGCTGCGATCGCGCCGGTGGTAGACCGCATGGCCATGATCCTGAATCAGGGCAGTTCAAGACTTTATGTCGATGAGACTACGGCCCCGGTGTTGGATCCGGGCCGCGGCACGACGAAAACTGGCTATCTCTGGGCTGTTTTGCGCGATGATCGCGGTTGGAACGGCTCTGCGCCGACGGGCGTGGTCTTCCACTACCGGCCTGGGCGTAAAGGCGAATATGCCGCAGAAATCCTCGACGGCTTCAACGGCACGATCCAGGTCGATGCCTATGGTGGCTACTCGCACCTCGCCACGCTGGACCGCACGGGCGGTGATCCGCTAAAGCTGGCCTTCTGCTGGGCGCATGGCCGCAGAAAACTGATCAAGGCCAAGCCGAAGAAAGGTTCGCCCATCGTCGATGAGGCGTTGTTACGTATCGCCGCTCTTTACAAGATTGAAGACGGCATCCGAGGCCGTGATCCCGAATATCGCCGGGCTGTCCGCCAACACCTGTCCCGCCCATTGGTGGATGAGTTCTTCACCTGGCTGTCCGCTCAAGCCGCGCGCGTCTCGCGCAAGTCCGACCTCGGTCAGGCTATGGCCTATATGCTCAAACGCCAGGATGGCTTCCGGCTCTTCCTCGATGACGGCTGCGTCGACATCGATTCAAACCTGGTCGAAAACGCGATCCGCAGCCCGGCCATGAACCGCCGCAACGCGCTGTTTGCCGGGCATGACGAGGGTGGCCGAAATTGGGCCCGCTTTGCCAGCCTGATCGGAAGCTGCAAAATGAATGGTGTCGAACCCTACGCCTACCTGCGAGATCTCTTCATCAGCCTCGCCAACGGTCATCTCGCCAAAGATATCGACGCACTCATGCCGTGGGCCTATGCGCACTGCCGGACCAGCGCCTCACAGTGA
- the tnpB gene encoding IS66 family insertion sequence element accessory protein TnpB (TnpB, as the term is used for proteins encoded by IS66 family insertion elements, is considered an accessory protein, since TnpC, encoded by a neighboring gene, is a DDE family transposase.), producing MIVAGQRLPILIATRPVDFRCGHQALALMVQTELKLDPHSGVTVVFRSKRGDRLKILVWDGTGMVLTYKILEQGSFAWPKVQDGTMRLSRAQYEALFEGLDWRRVMAQRVTPPTAAG from the coding sequence ATGATCGTCGCGGGCCAACGCTTACCGATCCTGATCGCGACGCGGCCGGTGGACTTCCGCTGTGGCCATCAGGCGCTGGCATTGATGGTGCAGACCGAGTTGAAGCTTGATCCGCATTCCGGGGTCACCGTGGTCTTCCGGTCGAAGCGCGGGGATCGTTTGAAAATCCTGGTATGGGATGGCACCGGAATGGTGCTGACCTACAAAATCCTGGAACAGGGAAGCTTTGCATGGCCGAAGGTGCAAGATGGAACGATGCGGCTGTCACGGGCTCAATACGAAGCGTTGTTCGAAGGGCTCGATTGGCGGCGGGTGATGGCGCAGCGGGTGACACCGCCAACTGCGGCAGGATGA
- the tnpA gene encoding IS66-like element accessory protein TnpA, with amino-acid sequence MADGEGFIGRCEIVEPRRGNRRWPNAVKARIVAESLQPGVRVADVARRHDLVAHQLSCWRRQARQGLLALPAELMPAIEDGSIEPAFVPLAIATEPKEAADASPVPELVEITSGIMTVEIGADLVVRVPGDVPVDRVAALVRAMRGTA; translated from the coding sequence ATGGCAGATGGTGAGGGATTTATTGGGCGCTGTGAAATTGTCGAGCCTCGTCGTGGAAACCGGCGATGGCCCAATGCTGTGAAGGCGCGGATTGTTGCGGAGAGCCTTCAGCCTGGAGTTAGGGTCGCTGACGTTGCGCGTCGTCATGATCTCGTTGCGCATCAGCTTTCTTGCTGGCGACGACAAGCACGTCAGGGTCTTCTGGCGCTGCCTGCCGAACTGATGCCAGCCATTGAGGACGGGTCTATCGAACCTGCCTTTGTGCCGCTGGCGATCGCAACGGAACCGAAGGAGGCTGCCGATGCATCGCCGGTTCCGGAGCTGGTCGAGATCACTTCAGGGATTATGACAGTAGAAATAGGCGCAGACCTCGTGGTGAGGGTTCCCGGCGATGTGCCGGTTGATCGGGTTGCGGCCTTGGTGCGGGCGATGCGAGGGACAGCATGA
- the hxsB gene encoding His-Xaa-Ser system radical SAM maturase HxsB has product MTVFPLKFRPSSDGALLFADDAGGYFKGDNAFLERYACDGLNPGDMRFLNENGHSFEEIDDLAYTGFAYRWANRLYAPTELDYVILVPTLRCNLACGYCQVSRVNEQTPGFDWNESTLDAVLAFLDNLPTNRLKVEFQGGEPLLKLDMLQRVRDFCRNRFAQTEFVVCTNLQTVSDEAWAFLSERDTFISTSLDANAQTHERQRTVTPERTNQFLGNLRRAVDGFGVGKVSALPTLDIRNLPEPTSVIESFLSFGLRSIYLRPVNYQGFARKRFAAKDTTAAWNAYHSTFIDALIEHNWTAAEPAEEYYFVHCLRRVLRSGHNGHVDLRNPNILGHSYLVVDYDGTFYPTDEARMVSRVGQFDLSMGNVQTGLNRTAVDALNDEASNNFHPDCVHCPYQAYCGVDLVDDLSRYGRIDVPKHLTDFCQRHTHIFDKVFELIYSTDPKAQKSLALWAGMPEYEPALAKVHQ; this is encoded by the coding sequence ATGACCGTCTTCCCACTGAAATTCAGGCCTTCTAGCGATGGCGCGTTGCTTTTCGCAGATGACGCAGGCGGATATTTCAAAGGCGATAACGCTTTCCTGGAACGCTATGCCTGTGACGGGCTCAATCCTGGTGACATGCGGTTCCTCAATGAAAACGGCCACTCCTTCGAAGAGATCGACGATCTGGCGTATACCGGCTTCGCCTACCGGTGGGCCAATCGGCTCTATGCGCCGACCGAATTGGACTATGTCATCCTCGTTCCGACGCTGCGCTGCAATCTCGCCTGCGGCTACTGTCAGGTATCTCGGGTCAACGAACAGACGCCCGGCTTCGACTGGAATGAAAGCACGCTGGATGCGGTCCTTGCATTTCTCGACAATCTCCCTACGAACCGGTTAAAGGTCGAGTTCCAAGGTGGTGAGCCGCTTCTGAAATTGGACATGCTGCAGCGGGTTCGCGATTTTTGTCGCAATCGCTTCGCCCAGACGGAATTTGTCGTCTGCACAAATCTCCAGACGGTCAGCGATGAGGCTTGGGCGTTCCTGTCGGAGCGGGATACGTTTATTAGTACGTCCCTCGACGCCAACGCGCAAACACATGAGCGCCAGCGCACCGTGACCCCGGAGAGAACAAACCAGTTTCTTGGCAACCTGCGACGAGCCGTCGACGGGTTCGGGGTGGGGAAAGTCTCTGCGCTTCCAACGCTCGACATTCGGAATTTGCCCGAACCCACATCCGTTATTGAGAGCTTCTTATCATTCGGCTTGCGGTCTATCTATCTGCGACCGGTCAACTACCAAGGTTTCGCTCGCAAACGTTTTGCCGCCAAGGACACGACGGCCGCCTGGAATGCCTATCATTCGACCTTCATTGATGCGCTCATAGAACACAATTGGACCGCAGCAGAACCTGCTGAGGAATACTACTTCGTCCACTGTCTGCGGCGTGTGCTCCGTTCAGGTCACAATGGACATGTTGATCTGCGAAACCCGAATATCTTGGGGCACAGCTATCTTGTTGTCGACTACGACGGGACCTTCTATCCAACCGATGAGGCCCGAATGGTTTCCCGCGTCGGCCAGTTCGACCTGTCGATGGGAAACGTCCAAACCGGCCTGAATAGGACTGCCGTCGACGCACTCAACGATGAGGCGTCCAACAATTTTCACCCTGACTGCGTCCACTGTCCTTATCAGGCCTATTGTGGAGTGGACCTGGTCGATGACCTGTCGCGCTACGGCCGCATCGATGTTCCAAAGCACCTCACGGATTTCTGCCAGCGGCACACACACATCTTCGATAAGGTTTTCGAGCTGATCTATTCAACTGATCCAAAGGCTCAGAAATCTCTGGCGCTTTGGGCGGGGATGCCGGAATACGAACCCGCGCTGGCAAAGGTCCATCAATGA
- the qatD gene encoding Qat anti-phage system TatD family nuclease QatD has product MIDFHCHLDLFPEPEKAVAAAEKSGHYVLSVTTTPKAFAKTAYLARKSKRIRTALGLHPQIAHERKSELPLFDRLISETDYVGEVGLDGGPEYRKHYADQLIVFDHILATCQKVGGRVLSIHSRHAASDVLDALARHPGAGTAILHWFTGTTAELNRAIDSGCWFSVGRPMTKSKKGRSHIAGIPQNRILTETDAPFGGSTDGGYADTELCAAVNGLSSIWDMTIAETQSILAKNLRMLRRVRENV; this is encoded by the coding sequence GTGATCGATTTCCATTGCCATCTTGATCTTTTTCCGGAACCAGAGAAGGCGGTGGCGGCGGCTGAAAAGTCTGGTCACTATGTTCTTTCAGTGACGACAACTCCTAAAGCTTTTGCCAAAACCGCTTATCTTGCCCGCAAAAGCAAACGTATTCGAACCGCGCTTGGACTTCATCCGCAAATCGCCCACGAACGTAAATCTGAGCTGCCCTTATTCGACCGTTTGATATCGGAAACAGACTATGTCGGCGAGGTCGGTCTTGATGGTGGGCCCGAATATCGAAAACACTACGCGGACCAACTGATTGTTTTCGATCACATCCTAGCCACTTGCCAGAAGGTTGGGGGCCGCGTGCTTTCCATCCATAGTCGCCATGCGGCGTCCGATGTTTTAGATGCCTTGGCGCGGCATCCAGGGGCGGGGACGGCGATTCTTCATTGGTTCACGGGTACAACTGCCGAGTTAAACAGGGCAATTGACTCGGGATGTTGGTTTTCAGTTGGTCGTCCTATGACGAAAAGCAAAAAGGGCCGATCACATATCGCTGGGATTCCGCAGAATAGAATTCTCACCGAGACTGATGCCCCATTCGGTGGCTCGACCGATGGCGGATACGCTGACACCGAGCTTTGCGCGGCAGTAAACGGGTTATCTAGTATTTGGGACATGACAATAGCGGAAACACAGAGCATTTTGGCGAAGAATTTGCGGATGCTCCGTCGGGTGCGGGAAAACGTTTAG